The following are encoded in a window of Thermoflexus sp. genomic DNA:
- a CDS encoding cytidine deaminase — MATPLSEDDRALIEAARRIIALRFQQGRHHVGCALRTRSGKIFSAVHLEATVGRIAVCAEAIAIGMAAAAGDTDIESIVAVNRHGEVVPPCGMCRELISDYAPAAMVIVPGKHGEEAVPIAALLPNKYTRTVSSRPPNAPSGSPFPGR; from the coding sequence GTGGCCACGCCGCTATCCGAGGATGACCGGGCTTTGATCGAAGCAGCGCGGCGGATCATCGCGCTGCGCTTTCAACAAGGGCGGCATCACGTCGGCTGTGCGTTGCGGACGCGCTCGGGGAAGATCTTCTCGGCGGTCCATCTGGAGGCCACCGTGGGCCGTATCGCCGTTTGCGCCGAAGCGATCGCCATCGGCATGGCGGCGGCTGCGGGCGATACAGACATCGAGTCCATCGTGGCGGTGAATCGCCATGGAGAGGTTGTGCCTCCGTGCGGGATGTGCCGCGAGCTGATATCCGATTACGCCCCCGCAGCAATGGTCATCGTCCCGGGGAAACACGGAGAGGAAGCCGTCCCCATAGCCGCCCTGTTGCCGAACAAATACACGCGCACCGTTTCGTCTCGGCC